Proteins co-encoded in one Syntrophorhabdales bacterium genomic window:
- a CDS encoding DUF72 domain-containing protein → MMNLNVGTSGFSYREWKGGFYPEKITPGEMLRFYAERFGTVEINTTFYRMPTEETLTSWAEQVPEHFIFAFKAPRIITHLKRLRNVEEETAYLFRTLSILKTKLGPVLFQFPGTFHVDPPLLARFLTLIPAAMHCAFEFRSKSPLDIETLDMLSDKDYSLCVADTDDNPTSEITSTASWGYLRLRRSGYTYADLSLWRDRVRSQKWKNVFLFFKHEEKAKGPEIALRFRQLIQGLQNHD, encoded by the coding sequence ATGATGAACTTGAACGTTGGTACAAGCGGGTTCAGCTACAGGGAATGGAAGGGCGGATTTTATCCTGAAAAGATTACGCCCGGAGAGATGCTTCGTTTCTACGCCGAGCGTTTCGGCACAGTGGAAATCAACACCACTTTTTATCGCATGCCTACGGAGGAGACGCTGACATCCTGGGCGGAGCAGGTCCCTGAACATTTTATTTTCGCATTCAAAGCTCCCAGGATCATAACGCATCTGAAGCGGTTGAGAAACGTGGAAGAGGAGACCGCCTATCTTTTCAGGACGCTATCGATTCTCAAGACAAAACTGGGACCAGTCCTTTTTCAGTTTCCCGGGACTTTTCACGTAGACCCACCGCTGCTTGCCCGTTTCCTCACCTTGATTCCAGCCGCCATGCACTGCGCATTCGAATTTCGAAGCAAATCCCCACTCGACATTGAGACACTGGACATGCTCAGCGACAAGGATTATAGCCTCTGCGTTGCGGATACAGACGATAATCCGACGAGCGAGATCACCAGCACGGCATCGTGGGGATATCTCCGTCTTCGTCGCTCCGGTTACACGTATGCAGATCTTTCGCTATGGAGAGACCGGGTACGTTCACAAAAATGGAAGAATGTCTTCCTCTTTTTCAAGCACGAAGAAAAGGCTAAAGGTCCCGAGATAGCTCTTCGTTTCCGCCAGCTGATTCAGGGTCTTCAGAATCATGACTGA
- the ligD gene encoding non-homologous end-joining DNA ligase translates to MKLKDYKSKRTFEETPEPKPEIRPPGKRLVFVVQKHAARNLHYDLRLEMEGVLKSWAVPKGPSLDPSIKRLAMMVEDHPLDYKDFEGIIPEHNYGAGSVIVWDKGFYHHVAALDRNENERLLLDGLNKGDLKFVLEGEKLRGEFALVKIRKDPKSWLLLKKKDRYATRDDILSKNRSVVTHKTLEDISTATPRESYRQKKIAQIRAREAEESEELKDAPLTEMPSRIKPMLATLTKEPFDDPDWIFEVKWDGYRTVAEIRKGAVSLYSRNLLLLNRKFAPVADSLRNLNFEAVLDGEIVVVDDEGRSDFQMLQDYQHSKKGHLLYYVFDLLYFEGHDLTSLPLVQRKRILKKILPPDPRIRLSDHVAKDGILFFNLAKRKGLEGIIAKHAQSAYRMGRRSREWLKIKALLTQEGVIAGFTQPKGSRRDLGALVLGIHRHNRLEYIGHVGSGFSARTLRETRRKLDPLVRKECPFQKKPETNTPVTWVKPELVCEVLFHGWTDDGVMRQPVFLRLREDKSAREVVVEASPDK, encoded by the coding sequence ATGAAGCTGAAAGATTACAAATCCAAGCGTACATTCGAAGAGACACCCGAACCGAAGCCTGAAATTCGCCCTCCGGGTAAGCGTCTCGTCTTTGTCGTTCAGAAACACGCCGCGCGCAATCTTCATTACGATCTCAGGCTGGAAATGGAGGGTGTGCTCAAGAGCTGGGCTGTCCCGAAAGGGCCCTCCCTTGACCCTTCCATCAAAAGGCTGGCCATGATGGTTGAAGACCATCCTCTTGACTACAAAGATTTCGAGGGCATAATCCCTGAGCACAATTATGGAGCGGGAAGCGTGATTGTCTGGGATAAGGGTTTTTATCATCACGTCGCTGCCCTAGATCGGAATGAGAACGAGCGCCTGCTTCTGGATGGCCTGAACAAGGGCGATCTCAAATTCGTACTGGAAGGAGAGAAGCTCCGCGGTGAATTCGCGCTGGTCAAGATCAGAAAGGATCCGAAATCATGGCTTCTCTTGAAAAAGAAGGATCGCTACGCCACCCGGGATGATATTCTCAGCAAGAATCGGTCGGTGGTGACGCACAAGACTCTGGAAGACATCTCCACGGCCACGCCTCGTGAATCGTATCGGCAGAAGAAGATTGCCCAGATTCGCGCCCGCGAAGCTGAGGAAAGCGAAGAACTCAAGGACGCGCCGCTCACTGAGATGCCCAGTCGCATAAAGCCCATGCTCGCCACATTGACCAAAGAGCCTTTCGATGATCCCGATTGGATTTTTGAAGTGAAATGGGACGGGTACCGGACCGTGGCAGAAATCCGTAAAGGCGCTGTTTCTCTCTATTCCAGAAATCTGCTCCTGTTGAACAGGAAGTTTGCTCCTGTTGCCGACTCCCTTCGAAACCTTAATTTCGAGGCTGTCCTGGACGGAGAAATCGTCGTGGTCGACGACGAGGGCCGATCAGATTTTCAGATGCTGCAAGATTATCAGCATTCCAAGAAGGGTCATCTGCTCTATTACGTATTCGATCTTCTCTATTTTGAAGGACATGACTTGACTAGCCTCCCATTGGTGCAACGAAAGCGGATCCTGAAGAAGATTCTTCCCCCCGATCCGAGAATAAGACTGAGTGATCACGTCGCGAAAGATGGTATCCTATTCTTCAACCTCGCCAAGAGGAAAGGACTGGAGGGGATCATTGCCAAACATGCACAAAGCGCATACCGCATGGGCAGAAGGAGTCGGGAATGGCTCAAAATAAAAGCACTGCTCACCCAGGAGGGCGTGATCGCGGGATTCACGCAACCAAAAGGCAGCAGAAGGGATCTCGGGGCACTGGTTCTGGGAATACATCGGCACAACAGGCTGGAATACATCGGCCATGTCGGTAGCGGGTTCAGTGCAAGGACCTTAAGGGAAACCAGACGAAAGCTTGACCCGCTGGTCAGGAAGGAATGTCCCTTCCAGAAGAAGCCGGAGACCAACACACCCGTCACCTGGGTGAAGCCGGAATTGGTCTGTGAGGTTCTATTTCACGGCTGGACCGATGACGGTGTCATGAGACAGCCTGTCTTTTTAAGGCTGCGCGAAGACAAGAGTGCCCGCGAAGTCGTAGTCGAAGCATCTCCAGACAAATGA